One region of Rhodanobacteraceae bacterium genomic DNA includes:
- a CDS encoding acetyl-CoA C-acyltransferase, which produces MSRQIQDAYIVSAVRSPVGKAPKGMFRNTRPDDLLAHVLRGAVAAAPGIDVNRIDDAIIGCAMPEGEQGMNVARIGVLMAGLPNTVAAMTINRFCSSGSQAVALAADRIRLGESDLMLAGGTESMSMVPMMGNRPAFNPAFFKDDHIAIAYGMGITAENVADQWKVSREDQDQFAYGSHQKAIAAIQAGHFNDEILPFVLDDHYPDLASRGFKNDTRKVDTDEGPRQDTNVAALAKLRAVFKQGGSVTAGNSSQMSDGAGAVLLASERAIKEFDLTPLARWVGYSVAGVPPEIMGIGPKEAIPKVCRQTGINLNNIDWIELNEAFAAQALAVMRDSGLDPNKVNPLGGAIALGHPLGATGAIRTATVVHGLRRTQQKYGMVTMCIGTGMGFAGILERV; this is translated from the coding sequence ATGTCCCGCCAAATCCAAGACGCCTACATCGTGTCTGCCGTGCGTTCGCCGGTAGGCAAGGCACCGAAGGGAATGTTCCGCAACACCCGCCCGGATGATCTGCTCGCGCATGTGCTGCGCGGCGCGGTCGCTGCGGCGCCCGGAATCGACGTCAACCGCATCGATGACGCCATCATCGGCTGCGCCATGCCCGAAGGCGAGCAAGGCATGAACGTGGCCCGCATCGGCGTGCTGATGGCCGGTCTGCCCAACACGGTGGCAGCCATGACCATCAACCGCTTCTGCTCCTCGGGCTCGCAGGCCGTGGCCCTGGCCGCGGACCGCATCCGTCTGGGCGAATCTGATCTGATGCTGGCCGGCGGCACCGAGAGCATGTCGATGGTGCCGATGATGGGCAACCGTCCGGCCTTCAATCCGGCCTTTTTCAAGGATGACCACATCGCCATCGCCTACGGCATGGGCATCACCGCCGAGAACGTGGCTGACCAGTGGAAGGTCTCGCGCGAGGACCAGGACCAGTTTGCCTACGGCTCGCACCAGAAGGCCATCGCCGCCATCCAGGCCGGTCATTTCAACGACGAGATCCTGCCCTTCGTGCTCGATGATCACTATCCGGATCTGGCTTCGCGTGGTTTCAAGAACGACACCCGCAAGGTCGACACCGATGAAGGTCCGCGTCAGGACACCAACGTGGCCGCGCTGGCAAAGCTGCGCGCGGTGTTCAAGCAGGGCGGCAGTGTCACCGCCGGCAACTCCTCGCAGATGAGCGACGGCGCCGGCGCGGTGTTGCTGGCCAGCGAGCGTGCGATCAAGGAATTCGACCTGACTCCGCTGGCCCGTTGGGTGGGCTATTCGGTGGCCGGCGTCCCGCCGGAAATCATGGGTATCGGCCCCAAGGAAGCGATTCCCAAGGTCTGCCGCCAGACCGGCATCAACCTCAACAACATCGACTGGATCGAGTTGAACGAGGCCTTCGCCGCCCAGGCGCTGGCGGTGATGCGCGATTCCGGGCTGGATCCGAACAAGGTCAACCCGCTCGGCGGCGCCATCGCGCTGGGTCATCCGCTGGGCGCCACCGGCGCCATCCGCACCGCCACCGTGGTCCATGGCCTGCGCCGCACCCAGCAGAAGTACGGCATGGTCACCATGTGCATCGGCACCGGCATGGGCTTCGCCGGGATCCTGGAGCGGGTGTAG
- a CDS encoding MotA/TolQ/ExbB proton channel family protein has protein sequence MLIALGLLGIASWLRQRKPEASGPLAQLESVGGWIGLVGLVWGVLMLVQWISAIGALSAAPVMMIIALASALSITALSLILAMPTVKTLAGSNGFTRKLEQSAAKLGPFKVVLGAVCLGLAVVSVVL, from the coding sequence ATGTTGATCGCGTTGGGCTTGCTGGGTATCGCCTCGTGGTTGCGTCAGCGCAAACCGGAGGCCTCAGGTCCTCTGGCGCAGTTGGAGAGTGTGGGTGGCTGGATCGGCCTGGTGGGTCTGGTCTGGGGTGTGCTGATGCTGGTCCAGTGGATCAGCGCCATCGGCGCACTGTCTGCGGCGCCGGTGATGATGATCATCGCGCTGGCTTCGGCGCTGTCGATCACCGCACTGTCATTGATTCTGGCCATGCCTACCGTCAAGACCCTGGCTGGCAGCAACGGGTTCACACGCAAGCTCGAACAATCAGCAGCGAAGCTCGGTCCGTTCAAGGTCGTTCTGGGTGCCGTGTGCCTGGGGCTGGCGGTGGTCAGCGTGGTGCTCTGA
- a CDS encoding 3-hydroxyacyl-CoA dehydrogenase/enoyl-CoA hydratase family protein: MPENKLLVRKAAVLGAGVMGAQIAAHLVNSGVPAVLFELPAKEGPRNALVDKAIAGLTKLSPSPLGTKSVAGEIVGANYDDHLELLRDCDLIIEAVAERMDIKHSLYAKIAPYISDNAILASNTSGLSITKLSEGLPENLKPRFCGIHFFNPPRYMFLVELIPTATTDAATMDRLESYVTTTLGKRVVRAKDTPNFIGNRIGVFSIAATMHHTQAFGLGFDTVDALTGPLIGRPKSATYRTSDVVGLDTMAHVIKTMDDTLPEDPWHRYFKAPDWLKGLIEKGALGQKTGAGFFRKNGKVIEALDLATMDYKPANSEASAAAEGALRQKGWSARLAALRASDDPQAQFMWACFRDVFHYCAYQLESIADNARDVDFAIRWGYGWDQGPFEIWQQAGWLQVANWIQEDIAAGKTMSDAALPAWVFEVGDAGVHAKTGSYAPSDKSYRPRSALPVYQRQYFPDAIYTEEFDQGTTIFETDGVRLWHQGDDIAILSFKSKMNTIGAAVLEGVNRAVDEAERNYKALVIWQTREPFSAGADLKDALPVVAAGKWDEFEQIVASFQAASQRIKYSLVPVVSAVRGMAFGGGCEFQMHSARTVFALESYVGLVEAGVGLLPAGGGLKEIALRSWQNAVGGDVFGQIQTYFETIAMAKVATSALEAKELKLARPNDVVITNKDELLYVAKNEARALAETGYRPPLPPRAIKVAGDVGIATIRALLTNMLAGGFVSEHDVEVATRIATVMCGGEIERGSEVDEEWLLNLERKHFVALAQMPKTQARIAYTMQNGKPLRN; this comes from the coding sequence ATGCCTGAGAACAAGCTTCTCGTCCGCAAGGCCGCCGTACTCGGCGCCGGCGTGATGGGCGCGCAGATCGCCGCTCATCTGGTCAACTCCGGCGTTCCCGCCGTGTTGTTCGAACTGCCTGCCAAGGAGGGACCGCGCAACGCACTGGTCGACAAGGCCATCGCCGGCCTCACCAAGCTCAGCCCCTCGCCACTGGGCACCAAGAGCGTCGCCGGAGAGATCGTCGGCGCCAACTATGACGATCACCTGGAATTGCTGCGCGACTGCGACCTGATCATCGAAGCCGTCGCCGAACGCATGGACATCAAGCACTCGCTGTACGCGAAGATCGCGCCCTACATCAGCGACAACGCCATTCTCGCCAGCAACACCTCGGGCCTGTCGATCACCAAGCTCTCCGAGGGGCTGCCGGAGAATCTGAAGCCTCGCTTCTGCGGCATCCATTTCTTCAATCCGCCGCGTTACATGTTCCTGGTCGAGCTGATTCCGACGGCGACCACCGATGCGGCGACCATGGACCGCCTGGAGTCCTACGTCACCACCACGCTGGGCAAGCGCGTGGTCCGCGCCAAGGACACGCCCAACTTCATCGGCAACCGCATCGGCGTTTTCTCGATTGCGGCCACCATGCATCACACCCAGGCCTTCGGTCTGGGCTTCGATACCGTGGATGCACTGACCGGCCCGTTGATCGGTCGGCCGAAGAGCGCCACCTATCGCACCAGTGACGTGGTCGGCCTCGACACCATGGCCCACGTCATCAAGACCATGGATGACACCCTGCCGGAAGATCCCTGGCACCGCTACTTCAAGGCGCCGGACTGGCTCAAGGGCCTGATCGAGAAGGGCGCGCTCGGGCAGAAGACCGGCGCCGGCTTCTTCCGCAAGAACGGCAAGGTCATCGAAGCGCTGGATCTGGCCACGATGGATTACAAGCCAGCCAATTCCGAGGCCAGCGCTGCCGCCGAAGGCGCGCTGCGCCAGAAGGGCTGGTCGGCCAGACTGGCGGCGCTGCGCGCCTCTGACGATCCGCAGGCGCAGTTCATGTGGGCCTGCTTCCGCGATGTCTTCCACTACTGCGCCTACCAGCTGGAAAGCATCGCCGACAACGCCCGCGATGTCGATTTCGCCATCCGCTGGGGTTACGGCTGGGATCAGGGTCCGTTCGAGATCTGGCAGCAGGCTGGCTGGCTGCAGGTCGCCAACTGGATCCAGGAAGACATCGCCGCCGGCAAGACCATGAGCGATGCGGCTCTGCCGGCCTGGGTGTTCGAAGTGGGCGATGCCGGCGTGCACGCCAAGACCGGCTCCTACGCGCCCAGCGACAAGTCCTACCGTCCGCGCTCGGCGCTGCCGGTGTATCAGCGCCAATATTTCCCGGATGCGATCTACACCGAAGAGTTTGATCAGGGCACGACCATCTTCGAGACCGATGGCGTGCGCCTGTGGCATCAGGGTGACGACATCGCCATCCTGAGCTTCAAGAGCAAGATGAACACCATCGGCGCGGCCGTGCTCGAGGGCGTCAACCGCGCTGTAGACGAGGCCGAGCGCAACTACAAGGCGCTGGTGATCTGGCAGACCAGAGAGCCGTTCTCGGCCGGCGCCGATCTGAAAGACGCCTTGCCCGTGGTCGCTGCCGGCAAATGGGACGAGTTCGAGCAGATCGTCGCCAGCTTCCAGGCGGCCAGCCAGCGCATCAAGTACTCGCTGGTGCCGGTGGTCTCCGCAGTGCGCGGGATGGCCTTCGGCGGCGGTTGCGAGTTCCAGATGCATTCCGCCAGGACCGTGTTCGCACTGGAAAGCTATGTGGGTCTGGTCGAGGCCGGCGTGGGCCTGTTGCCGGCCGGCGGCGGCCTCAAGGAAATCGCGCTGCGCTCCTGGCAGAACGCCGTGGGTGGCGATGTCTTCGGACAGATTCAGACCTACTTCGAGACCATCGCCATGGCCAAGGTGGCCACCAGTGCGCTGGAAGCCAAGGAACTCAAGTTGGCACGGCCCAATGATGTGGTCATCACCAACAAGGACGAGTTGCTCTACGTGGCCAAGAACGAGGCCCGCGCGCTCGCCGAGACCGGCTACCGTCCACCGTTGCCGCCCCGCGCCATCAAGGTCGCCGGCGATGTCGGCATCGCCACCATCCGCGCCCTGCTGACCAACATGCTGGCCGGCGGATTCGTTTCCGAGCACGACGTCGAAGTCGCCACGCGCATCGCCACCGTGATGTGCGGCGGCGAGATCGAACGCGGCTCCGAAGTCGACGAGGAATGGCTGCTCAACCTGGAACGCAAGCATTTTGTCGCTCTGGCGCAGATGCCGAAGACCCAGGCGCGCATTGCCTACACGATGCAGAACGGCAAGCCCCTTAGAAACTAG